Proteins from a genomic interval of Betta splendens chromosome 10, fBetSpl5.4, whole genome shotgun sequence:
- the LOC114864394 gene encoding alpha-1,3-mannosyl-glycoprotein 4-beta-N-acetylglucosaminyltransferase B-like isoform X2, translated as MRLLSFRFGCLLSVVCFVTVTWIIKSTPGDEASAGLLPAMEALYSRLMVAEDLGQQVSRDLSSILWQLGNMSTGVSLTNSSNLLSIERLRGESTFLLPNIYSYMPHLQRHPGSLVPNIAVGQGRRGVSIVLGIPTVKRDKQSYLVNTLSSLLYSLSLSESQDLIIVVFVAETDTAYVNSVAESISKNFPKEVQSGLLEVVSPSQYYYPNFSSLQETFGDSKDRIKWRTKQNLDFSFLMLYSQDKGSYYVQLEDDIVAREGYYDSMKAFSIQEESKPWLYLEFSQLGFIGKMFRTRDLPMIAEFFLMFHKDKPIDWLLDHILWVKACNPEKDAKHCDQQKALLKQRYKPSLFQHVGLHSSLPGKLQHLKDKDFWKQTLYHAHNNPAAELSSSLKHYQEHSLERAYKGEDFFWALTPVQGDYVLLRFPEPIHISRYLFRSGNIETSGDKLYNTTVEVLPGNATTQHNLVTDSEMERGFIAIGEFESGVAEGSVKEELQPVAAFRLVVHSDSDVWAVLSEIHIEVGALPST; from the exons ATGAGGTTATTGTCCTTCAGGTTTGGCTGTCTGCTGTCCGTCGTCTGCTTTGTGACAGTGACTTGGATTATTAAGTCGACTCCCGGTGATGAAG CTTCTGCAGGGCTGTTGCCAGCTATGGAGGCCCTGTACAGTCGCCTGATGGTGGCCGAGGATCTGGGACAGCAGGTCAGCAGGGAcctcagcagcatcctgtggcaGCTGGGCAACATGTCAACGGGTGTCAGCCTCACCAACTCCTCCAACCTCCTGTCCATAG AAAGACTCAGAGGCGAATCAACGTTTCTTCTGCCTAATATATACAGCTACATGCCTCACCTTCAGCGGCACCCTGGCAGCCTGGTACCCAACATTGCTGTGGGGCAGGGGCGTCGTGGAG TGTCCATAGTGTTGGGCATTCCCACAGTGAAGCGTGACAAGCAGAGCTACCTGGTCAACACACTCAGCTCTCTGCTCTACAGCCTGTCTCTGTCAGAAAGCCAGGACCTCATCATTGTCGTCTTTGTTGCTGAG ACCGACACAGCCTATGTTAACAGTGTTGCAGAGTCCATCAGTAAGAA tTTTCCCAAGGAGGTGCAGTCTGGCTTACTGGAGGTCGTCTCTCCCTCACAGTATTACTACCCCAACTTTAGCAGCCTCCAGGAGACCTTTGGAGACTCCAAGGACAGAATCAA ATGGAGAACAAAGCAGAACCTGGACTTCAGCTTCCTCATGCTTTACTCCCAGGATAAAGGAAGTTACTATGTTCAG TTAGAAGATGATATTGTGGCCAGGGAAGGTTACTACGACAGTATGAAGGCCTTCTCCATCCAAGAAGAATCCAAACCGTGGCTCTACCTGGAGTTCTCTCAGCTTGGGTTCATAG GGAAGATGTTTCGGACTCGTGACCTGCCAATGATTGCAGAGTTCTTCCTGATGTTCCACAAGGACAAACCCATCGACTGGTTGTTAGATCACATTCTGTGGGTGAAAGCTTGCAACCCAGAGAAAGACGCA AAACACTGTGATCAACAGAAGGCATTGCTCAAACAGAGGTATAAGCCGTCCCTTTTCCAACACGTAGGGCTTCACTCCTCTTTGCCGGGGAAGTTACAGCATCTGAAG GACAAAGACTTTTGGAAGCAGACTCTGTACCACGCCCATAACAACCCAGCTGCAGAACTGAGCAGCAGCCTGAAACATTACCAGGAGCACAGTCTGGAGCGGGCCTATAAAGGGGAGGACTTCTTCTGGGCCTTAACACCTGTCCAGGGAGACTACGTCCTCCTCCGGTTCCCAGAGCCAATCCACATATCCAG GTATCTGTTCCGCAGTGGGAACATTGAGACTAGTGGAGATAAACTCTACAACACCACAGTAGAAGTGCTGCCTGGCAAC gcgacaacacaacacaatctgGTCACTGACAGCGAGATGGAAAGGGGCTTCATTGCTATCG GTGAGTTTGAGAGCGGTGTGGCTGAGGGTTCCGTCAAAGAAGAGCTGCAGCCGGTCGCTGCCTTTCGTCTAGTGGTCCACTCCGACTCGGACGTCTGGGCTGTCTTGAGCGAG ATACATATTGAAGTTGGAGCGCTCCCATCCACCTGA
- the LOC114864394 gene encoding alpha-1,3-mannosyl-glycoprotein 4-beta-N-acetylglucosaminyltransferase B-like isoform X3: protein MRLLSFRFGCLLSVVCFVTVTWIIKSTPGDEASAGLLPAMEALYSRLMVAEDLGQQVSRDLSSILWQLGNMSTGVSLTNSSNLLSIVSIVLGIPTVKRDKQSYLVNTLSSLLYSLSLSESQDLIIVVFVAETDTAYVNSVAESISKNFPKEVQSGLLEVVSPSQYYYPNFSSLQETFGDSKDRIKWRTKQNLDFSFLMLYSQDKGSYYVQLEDDIVAREGYYDSMKAFSIQEESKPWLYLEFSQLGFIGKMFRTRDLPMIAEFFLMFHKDKPIDWLLDHILWVKACNPEKDAKHCDQQKALLKQRYKPSLFQHVGLHSSLPGKLQHLKDKDFWKQTLYHAHNNPAAELSSSLKHYQEHSLERAYKGEDFFWALTPVQGDYVLLRFPEPIHISRYLFRSGNIETSGDKLYNTTVEVLPGNATTQHNLVTDSEMERGFIAIGEFESGVAEGSVKEELQPVAAFRLVVHSDSDVWAVLSEIHIEVGALPST, encoded by the exons ATGAGGTTATTGTCCTTCAGGTTTGGCTGTCTGCTGTCCGTCGTCTGCTTTGTGACAGTGACTTGGATTATTAAGTCGACTCCCGGTGATGAAG CTTCTGCAGGGCTGTTGCCAGCTATGGAGGCCCTGTACAGTCGCCTGATGGTGGCCGAGGATCTGGGACAGCAGGTCAGCAGGGAcctcagcagcatcctgtggcaGCTGGGCAACATGTCAACGGGTGTCAGCCTCACCAACTCCTCCAACCTCCTGTCCATAG TGTCCATAGTGTTGGGCATTCCCACAGTGAAGCGTGACAAGCAGAGCTACCTGGTCAACACACTCAGCTCTCTGCTCTACAGCCTGTCTCTGTCAGAAAGCCAGGACCTCATCATTGTCGTCTTTGTTGCTGAG ACCGACACAGCCTATGTTAACAGTGTTGCAGAGTCCATCAGTAAGAA tTTTCCCAAGGAGGTGCAGTCTGGCTTACTGGAGGTCGTCTCTCCCTCACAGTATTACTACCCCAACTTTAGCAGCCTCCAGGAGACCTTTGGAGACTCCAAGGACAGAATCAA ATGGAGAACAAAGCAGAACCTGGACTTCAGCTTCCTCATGCTTTACTCCCAGGATAAAGGAAGTTACTATGTTCAG TTAGAAGATGATATTGTGGCCAGGGAAGGTTACTACGACAGTATGAAGGCCTTCTCCATCCAAGAAGAATCCAAACCGTGGCTCTACCTGGAGTTCTCTCAGCTTGGGTTCATAG GGAAGATGTTTCGGACTCGTGACCTGCCAATGATTGCAGAGTTCTTCCTGATGTTCCACAAGGACAAACCCATCGACTGGTTGTTAGATCACATTCTGTGGGTGAAAGCTTGCAACCCAGAGAAAGACGCA AAACACTGTGATCAACAGAAGGCATTGCTCAAACAGAGGTATAAGCCGTCCCTTTTCCAACACGTAGGGCTTCACTCCTCTTTGCCGGGGAAGTTACAGCATCTGAAG GACAAAGACTTTTGGAAGCAGACTCTGTACCACGCCCATAACAACCCAGCTGCAGAACTGAGCAGCAGCCTGAAACATTACCAGGAGCACAGTCTGGAGCGGGCCTATAAAGGGGAGGACTTCTTCTGGGCCTTAACACCTGTCCAGGGAGACTACGTCCTCCTCCGGTTCCCAGAGCCAATCCACATATCCAG GTATCTGTTCCGCAGTGGGAACATTGAGACTAGTGGAGATAAACTCTACAACACCACAGTAGAAGTGCTGCCTGGCAAC gcgacaacacaacacaatctgGTCACTGACAGCGAGATGGAAAGGGGCTTCATTGCTATCG GTGAGTTTGAGAGCGGTGTGGCTGAGGGTTCCGTCAAAGAAGAGCTGCAGCCGGTCGCTGCCTTTCGTCTAGTGGTCCACTCCGACTCGGACGTCTGGGCTGTCTTGAGCGAG ATACATATTGAAGTTGGAGCGCTCCCATCCACCTGA
- the LOC114864394 gene encoding alpha-1,3-mannosyl-glycoprotein 4-beta-N-acetylglucosaminyltransferase B-like isoform X4, with amino-acid sequence MTFCRAVASYGGPVQSPDGGRGSGTAGQQGPQQHPVAAGQHVNGCQPHQLLQPPVHSYMPHLQRHPGSLVPNIAVGQGRRGVSIVLGIPTVKRDKQSYLVNTLSSLLYSLSLSESQDLIIVVFVAETDTAYVNSVAESISKNFPKEVQSGLLEVVSPSQYYYPNFSSLQETFGDSKDRIKWRTKQNLDFSFLMLYSQDKGSYYVQLEDDIVAREGYYDSMKAFSIQEESKPWLYLEFSQLGFIGKMFRTRDLPMIAEFFLMFHKDKPIDWLLDHILWVKACNPEKDAKHCDQQKALLKQRYKPSLFQHVGLHSSLPGKLQHLKDKDFWKQTLYHAHNNPAAELSSSLKHYQEHSLERAYKGEDFFWALTPVQGDYVLLRFPEPIHISRYLFRSGNIETSGDKLYNTTVEVLPGNATTQHNLVTDSEMERGFIAIGEFESGVAEGSVKEELQPVAAFRLVVHSDSDVWAVLSEIHIEVGALPST; translated from the exons ATGAC CTTCTGCAGGGCTGTTGCCAGCTATGGAGGCCCTGTACAGTCGCCTGATGGTGGCCGAGGATCTGGGACAGCAGGTCAGCAGGGAcctcagcagcatcctgtggcaGCTGGGCAACATGTCAACGGGTGTCAGCCTCACCAACTCCTCCAACCTCCTGTCCATAG CTACATGCCTCACCTTCAGCGGCACCCTGGCAGCCTGGTACCCAACATTGCTGTGGGGCAGGGGCGTCGTGGAG TGTCCATAGTGTTGGGCATTCCCACAGTGAAGCGTGACAAGCAGAGCTACCTGGTCAACACACTCAGCTCTCTGCTCTACAGCCTGTCTCTGTCAGAAAGCCAGGACCTCATCATTGTCGTCTTTGTTGCTGAG ACCGACACAGCCTATGTTAACAGTGTTGCAGAGTCCATCAGTAAGAA tTTTCCCAAGGAGGTGCAGTCTGGCTTACTGGAGGTCGTCTCTCCCTCACAGTATTACTACCCCAACTTTAGCAGCCTCCAGGAGACCTTTGGAGACTCCAAGGACAGAATCAA ATGGAGAACAAAGCAGAACCTGGACTTCAGCTTCCTCATGCTTTACTCCCAGGATAAAGGAAGTTACTATGTTCAG TTAGAAGATGATATTGTGGCCAGGGAAGGTTACTACGACAGTATGAAGGCCTTCTCCATCCAAGAAGAATCCAAACCGTGGCTCTACCTGGAGTTCTCTCAGCTTGGGTTCATAG GGAAGATGTTTCGGACTCGTGACCTGCCAATGATTGCAGAGTTCTTCCTGATGTTCCACAAGGACAAACCCATCGACTGGTTGTTAGATCACATTCTGTGGGTGAAAGCTTGCAACCCAGAGAAAGACGCA AAACACTGTGATCAACAGAAGGCATTGCTCAAACAGAGGTATAAGCCGTCCCTTTTCCAACACGTAGGGCTTCACTCCTCTTTGCCGGGGAAGTTACAGCATCTGAAG GACAAAGACTTTTGGAAGCAGACTCTGTACCACGCCCATAACAACCCAGCTGCAGAACTGAGCAGCAGCCTGAAACATTACCAGGAGCACAGTCTGGAGCGGGCCTATAAAGGGGAGGACTTCTTCTGGGCCTTAACACCTGTCCAGGGAGACTACGTCCTCCTCCGGTTCCCAGAGCCAATCCACATATCCAG GTATCTGTTCCGCAGTGGGAACATTGAGACTAGTGGAGATAAACTCTACAACACCACAGTAGAAGTGCTGCCTGGCAAC gcgacaacacaacacaatctgGTCACTGACAGCGAGATGGAAAGGGGCTTCATTGCTATCG GTGAGTTTGAGAGCGGTGTGGCTGAGGGTTCCGTCAAAGAAGAGCTGCAGCCGGTCGCTGCCTTTCGTCTAGTGGTCCACTCCGACTCGGACGTCTGGGCTGTCTTGAGCGAG ATACATATTGAAGTTGGAGCGCTCCCATCCACCTGA
- the LOC114864394 gene encoding alpha-1,3-mannosyl-glycoprotein 4-beta-N-acetylglucosaminyltransferase B-like isoform X1 codes for MQWRGTITAPAPSEENYSSHGSGRRTRLHRAEGSGTTANVPPAPRRHATLNKTLSNPSHRHLATTGRPGRRETQEREDPKCTTQHSRIINIKGLFQYNKNSLHGRIQFNTERLRGESTFLLPNIYSYMPHLQRHPGSLVPNIAVGQGRRGVSIVLGIPTVKRDKQSYLVNTLSSLLYSLSLSESQDLIIVVFVAETDTAYVNSVAESISKNFPKEVQSGLLEVVSPSQYYYPNFSSLQETFGDSKDRIKWRTKQNLDFSFLMLYSQDKGSYYVQLEDDIVAREGYYDSMKAFSIQEESKPWLYLEFSQLGFIGKMFRTRDLPMIAEFFLMFHKDKPIDWLLDHILWVKACNPEKDAKHCDQQKALLKQRYKPSLFQHVGLHSSLPGKLQHLKDKDFWKQTLYHAHNNPAAELSSSLKHYQEHSLERAYKGEDFFWALTPVQGDYVLLRFPEPIHISRYLFRSGNIETSGDKLYNTTVEVLPGNATTQHNLVTDSEMERGFIAIGEFESGVAEGSVKEELQPVAAFRLVVHSDSDVWAVLSEIHIEVGALPST; via the exons atgcagtggagaggaacaataactgcacccgctccaagcgaaGAGAACTACAGCTCTCACGGatccgggaggagaacgcgcttaCACAGAGCGGAGggttcaggcaccacggccaaCGTGCCTCCGGCACCGCGCAGACACGCCACGCTTAATAAAACACTgagtaatccctcacacagacacctggccacaaccggcagaccaggtcgcagggaaacacaggagagggaagaccccaaatgcacgacccaacacagtcgaataattaacattaaaggtttatttcaatacaacaaaaactcactgcatgGCAGGATCCAGTTCAACACAG AAAGACTCAGAGGCGAATCAACGTTTCTTCTGCCTAATATATACAGCTACATGCCTCACCTTCAGCGGCACCCTGGCAGCCTGGTACCCAACATTGCTGTGGGGCAGGGGCGTCGTGGAG TGTCCATAGTGTTGGGCATTCCCACAGTGAAGCGTGACAAGCAGAGCTACCTGGTCAACACACTCAGCTCTCTGCTCTACAGCCTGTCTCTGTCAGAAAGCCAGGACCTCATCATTGTCGTCTTTGTTGCTGAG ACCGACACAGCCTATGTTAACAGTGTTGCAGAGTCCATCAGTAAGAA tTTTCCCAAGGAGGTGCAGTCTGGCTTACTGGAGGTCGTCTCTCCCTCACAGTATTACTACCCCAACTTTAGCAGCCTCCAGGAGACCTTTGGAGACTCCAAGGACAGAATCAA ATGGAGAACAAAGCAGAACCTGGACTTCAGCTTCCTCATGCTTTACTCCCAGGATAAAGGAAGTTACTATGTTCAG TTAGAAGATGATATTGTGGCCAGGGAAGGTTACTACGACAGTATGAAGGCCTTCTCCATCCAAGAAGAATCCAAACCGTGGCTCTACCTGGAGTTCTCTCAGCTTGGGTTCATAG GGAAGATGTTTCGGACTCGTGACCTGCCAATGATTGCAGAGTTCTTCCTGATGTTCCACAAGGACAAACCCATCGACTGGTTGTTAGATCACATTCTGTGGGTGAAAGCTTGCAACCCAGAGAAAGACGCA AAACACTGTGATCAACAGAAGGCATTGCTCAAACAGAGGTATAAGCCGTCCCTTTTCCAACACGTAGGGCTTCACTCCTCTTTGCCGGGGAAGTTACAGCATCTGAAG GACAAAGACTTTTGGAAGCAGACTCTGTACCACGCCCATAACAACCCAGCTGCAGAACTGAGCAGCAGCCTGAAACATTACCAGGAGCACAGTCTGGAGCGGGCCTATAAAGGGGAGGACTTCTTCTGGGCCTTAACACCTGTCCAGGGAGACTACGTCCTCCTCCGGTTCCCAGAGCCAATCCACATATCCAG GTATCTGTTCCGCAGTGGGAACATTGAGACTAGTGGAGATAAACTCTACAACACCACAGTAGAAGTGCTGCCTGGCAAC gcgacaacacaacacaatctgGTCACTGACAGCGAGATGGAAAGGGGCTTCATTGCTATCG GTGAGTTTGAGAGCGGTGTGGCTGAGGGTTCCGTCAAAGAAGAGCTGCAGCCGGTCGCTGCCTTTCGTCTAGTGGTCCACTCCGACTCGGACGTCTGGGCTGTCTTGAGCGAG ATACATATTGAAGTTGGAGCGCTCCCATCCACCTGA
- the LOC114864808 gene encoding short coiled-coil protein B-like, with translation MSSDDGDLENLAELEEKNRLINQVLELQHTLEDLSTRVDTVKEENLKLKSENQVLGQYIENLMSASSVFQTTDTKSKRK, from the exons ATGAGCTCAGATGATG GTGACTTGGAAAACCTGGCAGagctggaagaaaaaaacaggctCATCAACCAGGTGCTGGAGCTACAGCACACATTAGAGG ACTTGTCCACCCGAGTGGACACCGTTAAAGAAGAGAACCTGAAGCTGAAGTCGGAGAACCAGGTTCTGGGTCAGTACATAGAGAACCTAATGTCAGCCTCCAGCGTCTTTCAGACCACTGACACCAAGAGCAAACGAAAGTAG